The DNA sequence GGCGCCGTGCGCGTACAGGGCGTCGGTCTGGCCCACCCGATCCACACCGACGACGTATCCGAAGTGCCCCGCGCGGCCGGCGTCCATGCCGGCCAGCGCGTCCTCGAACACGGCGGCCCGGGACGGTTCGACACCGAGGTCCCGGGCGGCGGCGAGGAAGGTGTCGGGCGCCGGCTTCCCGGGCAGCCCCCGCTCGGCGGCGACCACTCCGTCGACGCGCACGTCGAAGAGGTCCTCGGCGCCGATCGAGCGCAGGACGTCACGGCAGTTGGCGCTGGAGGAGACGATCGCGGTGCGCAGTCCGCGGGCGCGGACCGCCGCGAGGTAGCGCAGGGTGCCGTCGTATGCCTCCACGCCGTCGGTGCGGATCCGCTCCAGCAGCAGGTCGTTCTTGCGGTTGCCGAGGCCGTGGACGGTGCGTGCGTCGGGCGGATCGCCGGGGTCCCCCTCGGGCAGTTCGATGCCGCGGGAGGCGAGGAAGGTGCGCACTCCGTCGGCACGCGGGCGGCCGTCGACGTACTCGTCGTAGTCGGCGTCGGTGAAGGGCCGGAAGGCGTCGCCGTCCCGTTCGCGGAGGAAGGCGTCGAACATTTCCCTCCAGGCGGCCGCGTGGACGACGGCCGTCCTCGTGACGACGCCGTCGAGGTCGAAGAGGCAGGCGAGGATGTCATCGGGCAGACCCAGATCCGTCATACAGGACACCGTTCCCCATACGGCGCCGAACAGTGAGTGGCGCGGGCCACATGGCGGCGGTCCGCCGGCTGCGCAAGTGACACACTTTCCCCTGTGGCACTGACTTTCGACGACCTCCTCCGCCGTGCCCGCTCCCTGCCCCGGGACGGCCGGCGCGCCCTCCTCGGCATCGCCGGCAGCCCGGGCGCGGGCAAGTCCACGCTCGCCGCACACCTGGTGCGGGAGCTGAACGGCACCGGCGCACCGTGGGCCGCGCACGTCCCCATGGACGGCTTCCACCTCGCCGACGCCGAACTCGACCGTCTGGGCCGCCGGGACCGCAAGGGTGCCCCGGACACCTTCGACGCGGCCGGCTACGCGGCCCTGCTGCGCCGACTGCGCGAGGAGACGTACGACGTGGTGTACGCGCCCGGCTTCGAGCGGGAGCTGGAGCAGCCGCTCGCGGGGGCCGTGCCGGTGCCGCCGAGCGCCCGGCTGGTGGTGACGGAGGGCAACTATCTTCTGCTGGACACCGGTGCCTGGACGCGGGTGCGGGCGCAGCTGGACGAGGTGTGGTTCTGCGCGCTGGACGAGGAGGAGCGGCTGCGCCGGCTGATCGCCCGGCACGAGGAGTTCGGCAAGAGCCACGAGGAGGCGGTGGCCTGGGTGCTGCGCACCGACCAGCGCAACGCCGAGCTGATCGACCCGACTCGGGACCGGGCCGACCTGGTGGTTCCGCCGTCCGCGCTGCCGGAGGCGTCCCGGCCGGTGGGACCGGCTGGACGGAGTGCGGCCTCCTGACGCAGGCTCTGCTGTCGTGATCAGAGAAGCCACCGTCGACGACGTCCCCGAGATCCGCGCGATGATCCGCGAACTCGCCGCCTACGAGAAGGCCGCCGAGCAGGCCCGCGCCACCGAGGAGCAGCTCCGCGCCGCCCTGTTCGGCGACCGCCCCGCCGCCTCCGTCCTGATCGCCGAGGACGACACCACCGGCGAGGTGGCGGGTTTCGCGCTGTGGTTCCCCCGCTTCTCGACCTGGACGGGCACGCGGGGCATGCACCTGGAGGACCTCTACGTCCGTCCCCGCACCCGGGGTGCCGGACACGGCAGGGCGCTGCTGGCCGCCCTCGCGGCGATCTGCCGGGACAGCGGTTTCGAACGCTTCGAGTGGATGGTGCTGGACTGGAACGAGCCGGCGATCGCGTTCTACCAGGCGCTCGGGGCGGAGCTGCTGGAGGAGTGGACGCTGTGCCGGCTGACCGGTGACCCGCTCGGCGCGCTCGCGGCGCGGGCCCCGGCCGTGGTGCGCGCGGCGCGCTGACCGCGCCGGTTCCGCCCCGCGCGCACGGGGCCGGTGCGAGAGTGGGGGCCCATGACGGGTCTTGCGGCGGCGGGCGCACGGGAAGCGGTCCACGGCGGGACGGCGCCGCGGGGCGCGGGCCGGCGGTGGCCGGTGGTCGTGGTGGTGGTGCTGCTCCTCGGGCAGATGGCCGCGGCGATGGTCACCACCGCCGTGCGGCAGACGCCGACGATCGACGAGCCCGTGTACGTGGGTACGGCCGCCGTGTACCTCCGGGAGCACAGCCTGCGGTACAACCCCGAGCACCCGCCGCTCGGGAAGCTGGTGATCGCGACGGGGACCGCGGTCGCGGATCCGCACCTCGACGCGGGATTCCGGGGCGACCAGGGCGCGTTGGGCCGGCGCCTGCTGTACGAGTCGGGCAACGATCCGTGGCGGCTCATGTTCTGGGCGCGGCTGCCGGTGATCGTCCTGACGCTGCTGTTCGGGCTGGTGGTGTTCGCGTTCGCCCGCGAACTGGCCGGTGCTGTCGGCGCGTCGGCCGCGCTCGCGCTGTACTGCCTCTCCCCCGACGTGATCGCGCACGGGTCACTGGCCACGCTCGACGTGCCGGCCGCCGGGTTCGTCCTGACCTCGGTCCGGCTCCTGTGGCGGGCGCGGCGGCGGCCACGGTGGCGACTGCCGCTCGCCGGGGCGGCGTTCGGGGCGGCGCTGGCCACGAAGATGAGCGTGCTGCCGGTGCTGCCGGTCCTCGTGGGGACGGCCGCCGTGTCGGCGTGGTGCGCGGCCGCGGCCGGCCGGCGGCACCGGCTGGTGCGGGCGGTCGCGGGCGCCGGGGCCTTCGCGCTGGTCGCGGTCGCCGTGGTGTGGGCCGCGTACCTGGTCGTCGATCCCCGGCTGCGCTGGGCTCCCCCGGAGCAGGTGCCGGTGGTGCACGGGCTGCGGGGCCTGCTCGTGGAGCTGCTGCCGTTCCCCGAGCCGTACCGGGACGGCATGCGCGTCCAGTTCGGCTTCGAGGACCACCCGTGGGAGGGGTTCCTGTTCGGCCGCCACTACACCGGCTCGCTCTGGTACTACCTGCCGGCCGCGCTGCTGGTGAAGACGCCGCTCGGCACGCTCGTGCTGTGGGCGGCCGGCGCCGTCGCGGTGGTGGGGGTGCGCAGGCTGCGGCCCGCCGCACCGTACCTGCTCGCGGCCCCGGCGGTGCTGCTGGCCGCGGCCATGTACGGCTCGCGGACTTCGGCACCCGGTACGCCGTCTTCCTGCCGATGTTCCTGGCGGTGGCGGCGGGGTGCGTGCTCGCGGTGCGGTGGCGGTGGACGCGGGCGGTGACGGCGGCGCTGGTGGGGTTCGTCGCGGTGAGTTCGCTGCGGACGTACCCGCACTACCTGCCGTACTCCAACGAGGCGTTCGGCGGTCCGTCGAAGACCCGGTTGCGGCTCCACGACTCGAACGTGGACTGGGGCCAGGACCTGGGCCTGCTCGCCGACCGGCTGCGCGAGCGGTACCGGGGAGAGCGGGTCTGGCTGGTCTACAAGGGCAGCGGGGTGCCCGCCGCCTACGGCATCGACGCCGCCGATCCGCGCCGGGTGCCGCTCGACGAGGTGCGCGGGCTGCTGGTGGTGTCGGACTCCGCCGCGGCCAAGGCGACCGGGCGGCTGGCCGCGCTGATCGAGGACAGCCGGCCGGTCGACGACGTCGGTCACTCGATCACGCTCTACCGGCGCTGACCGGTGCGGTCAGCCGGGCCCCGGCCGGGCCGCGCGCTGGAAACCGTCCGCGCTCACGTGCGGCATCACACTGCTGGCCACGCGGAAACGGCCGTTGGGCACCTCGGTGGTGGAGCGGCGGACGTGCACGGCGAGCGGGCCCGCCCACTCGTAGCCGTGGCGCGCGGCGTGCCGGGCCAGCCGGTCGGTGAGCGCCTGCCCCACGCGGCTGCCGCGGCGCGCCAGTTCCTCGTGCACCCCGGCGGGCAGCTCCACGTCGTAGGCGTTGGGGACGAGCACCCGGCCCGCCCGGCACACCACGGCGTTGCTGTCGCACTCACGGCGCAGGGCGTCGACGAGTTCGACCGGCTCCCGGCCGGACACCCGCGCCCACAGCGCCTCCCATCGGTTCTCCAGTGCCTCTTCCAGCGCGCTCAGGGCGCTCATGCCTTCACCTGCCGAAACGTAGTCGCGTCGAGGACGCGGAGGGACGGGGACGGGGGAGGTCGGGGGAGGACCTAGCGCTCGTCGAAGTCGTCGGGCCGGATCTCGGCCTCCTCCAGTGCCTCGCGCATCGTGCGGCCGGTGCCGCCCTGGTCGCGCGTCTCCTCCCGGTCCCGCCGCTCGACGGTGTCGTCGGTGTCCGTGGTCTTGGGCCGGTTCTCCTCGGGGACGGTCATGTCCGGTGGCTCCTCGTGTGCCTGGGGTGTGCGCGTGCTCCGATGCGTCGGCGGGTTCCCCCGCGGGGCGGGGCTATCCCTGGGGATGCGGGCCGGTGCGCTCCGCCGGGAAGCACTGGTCACCACGGTGTGTGGGCTATGTTGAACCCTCGTGGGAGACGAAGGAGGCGCACCGGTGCGATCGCCGCAGCAGGCACGCGCACGGGCATCCGCGATCACCTCGGGCAAGGCGGTCCAGGAGACGGACGTCTCCCCGACGGCCCAGCTCCGCACGCTGTTCGACCGGCCGCGCCTCTCCCCCGGCCAGCGGCGCATCGCCCAGTACCTGATCGAGCACATCGCCGAGGCGGCGTTCCTGTCGATCACGGATCTCGCCGACCGGGTGGGGGTGAGCCAGCCCTCGGTGACCCGGTTCGCCTCGGCGGTCGGCTTCAGCGGTTACCCCGCGCTGCGGGAGAAGCTCCAGTCGATCACTCTGGGGACCCGTTCCGGCGGTCCCGCCGAGGAGATCCGGGGCAACGAGCTCCAGGCGGCGGTGGACGCCGAGATCGAGAACCTGGAGAACCTGCGGCGGGACTTCGCCGACGCCGACCGGGTCATCGAGGTGGGCCGCCGGCTGTCCGCGTCCACGCCGCTCACCGTCCTCGGTCTGCGCATCTCCGTCTCCCTGGCCGAGTACTTCGCCTACGCCGCCCGTCGTATCCACCCGGACGTCCGGCTGGTGACGCTGGGCGGCAGCGTCGCCTACGACGCGCTGCTGCAGTCCCGGGAGGCGGGCGGCACCTGGGTGCTGGCGTTCTCCATGCCGCGGCACGCCCAGGAGACCCTGACGGCGGTGCGGGTGGC is a window from the Streptomyces capillispiralis genome containing:
- a CDS encoding DUF3662 domain-containing protein; the protein is MSALSALEEALENRWEALWARVSGREPVELVDALRRECDSNAVVCRAGRVLVPNAYDVELPAGVHEELARRGSRVGQALTDRLARHAARHGYEWAGPLAVHVRRSTTEVPNGRFRVASSVMPHVSADGFQRAARPGPG
- a CDS encoding HAD family hydrolase, which codes for MTDLGLPDDILACLFDLDGVVTRTAVVHAAAWREMFDAFLRERDGDAFRPFTDADYDEYVDGRPRADGVRTFLASRGIELPEGDPGDPPDARTVHGLGNRKNDLLLERIRTDGVEAYDGTLRYLAAVRARGLRTAIVSSSANCRDVLRSIGAEDLFDVRVDGVVAAERGLPGKPAPDTFLAAARDLGVEPSRAAVFEDALAGMDAGRAGHFGYVVGVDRVGQTDALYAHGADRVVTDLAELGGEQ
- a CDS encoding MurR/RpiR family transcriptional regulator, translated to MRSPQQARARASAITSGKAVQETDVSPTAQLRTLFDRPRLSPGQRRIAQYLIEHIAEAAFLSITDLADRVGVSQPSVTRFASAVGFSGYPALREKLQSITLGTRSGGPAEEIRGNELQAAVDAEIENLENLRRDFADADRVIEVGRRLSASTPLTVLGLRISVSLAEYFAYAARRIHPDVRLVTLGGSVAYDALLQSREAGGTWVLAFSMPRHAQETLTAVRVARSAGLKVALITDLALGPIVDEADVTFATGTGSRLVFDSYAAPGVMCAALLQAMTDADPERTQARLDEYEHVADEHQFFLRD
- a CDS encoding GNAT family N-acetyltransferase, whose protein sequence is MIREATVDDVPEIRAMIRELAAYEKAAEQARATEEQLRAALFGDRPAASVLIAEDDTTGEVAGFALWFPRFSTWTGTRGMHLEDLYVRPRTRGAGHGRALLAALAAICRDSGFERFEWMVLDWNEPAIAFYQALGAELLEEWTLCRLTGDPLGALAARAPAVVRAAR
- a CDS encoding nucleoside/nucleotide kinase family protein, whose translation is MALTFDDLLRRARSLPRDGRRALLGIAGSPGAGKSTLAAHLVRELNGTGAPWAAHVPMDGFHLADAELDRLGRRDRKGAPDTFDAAGYAALLRRLREETYDVVYAPGFERELEQPLAGAVPVPPSARLVVTEGNYLLLDTGAWTRVRAQLDEVWFCALDEEERLRRLIARHEEFGKSHEEAVAWVLRTDQRNAELIDPTRDRADLVVPPSALPEASRPVGPAGRSAAS